A stretch of the Caldalkalibacillus salinus genome encodes the following:
- a CDS encoding phage tail protein, producing the protein MDQMLGEIRLFPYLYAPREWTICNGQLLSLSNNTALFSLLGNKFGGDGHNTFALPDLQGAEPHPEVRYYIALNGIYPPRD; encoded by the coding sequence ATGGATCAGATGTTAGGAGAGATTCGCTTATTCCCCTATTTATATGCGCCACGGGAATGGACAATTTGTAATGGTCAACTGTTAAGCCTTTCAAACAATACAGCCCTATTTAGTTTACTGGGAAACAAATTCGGTGGAGATGGTCACAATACCTTTGCCCTTCCTGACCTACAAGGAGCCGAACCACACCCTGAGGTCCGCTATTACATCGCTTTAAACGGAATCTACCCACCTAGAGATTAA
- a CDS encoding tyrosine-type recombinase/integrase, which yields MQTNELSIKLNSLGFQSEENNNPELMEGVKKTLVFLEEKNHLRQIEYMIDEQEKERRYAFEHFTDDMMLYYYIHRPTHIRADYSKKQGSIKEYIRDLMQFYGLLVMHSETLQQDVKSYVPGSILKNIEKRHVRHFQYWLRDEATLRNGKKGYSMATMLKKVTIVKSFLKWLYEVDYISYPVYEGFLSNQLRMKDRPRRDLTYDEAKMLIDYYQNHPKNHALLTLFATSGSRSREIAMANWCDLYQSGPDVYLRTDTKGDKERDVLILPVTFERLQTWRKRLRLSPELDPSDSTPLFTTARGNRYNASDLTRYVRNIITQTQLPFLKFKEGNVTPHWFRHYFAQEALNSGADLYDIMYTLGHASVRTTEVYLSGLLQKRKNVARHLRDKAY from the coding sequence ATGCAAACAAATGAATTATCAATAAAATTAAACTCATTAGGGTTTCAGTCTGAAGAAAACAACAATCCTGAATTAATGGAGGGAGTAAAGAAGACACTTGTTTTTTTAGAAGAGAAGAATCATTTACGTCAAATAGAATACATGATAGACGAACAGGAAAAAGAACGGCGTTATGCGTTTGAACATTTTACAGACGACATGATGCTCTACTATTACATACATAGGCCGACACATATCAGGGCCGACTATAGTAAAAAGCAAGGCTCAATAAAGGAATACATCAGAGACTTAATGCAGTTCTATGGTCTTCTCGTCATGCACAGTGAAACATTACAGCAAGATGTGAAATCGTACGTCCCTGGCTCGATATTGAAGAATATTGAGAAACGACATGTTCGCCATTTTCAATACTGGTTAAGGGATGAAGCTACCCTTCGCAACGGTAAAAAAGGCTATAGTATGGCGACTATGTTGAAGAAAGTGACGATCGTAAAATCGTTTTTAAAATGGCTCTATGAGGTGGACTATATCAGTTATCCCGTATATGAAGGCTTTCTGAGCAATCAGCTGCGGATGAAGGATCGGCCTAGACGCGATCTCACCTATGATGAGGCTAAGATGTTAATCGATTACTATCAAAATCATCCAAAGAACCATGCCCTACTGACGCTGTTCGCTACGAGTGGGTCACGAAGCAGAGAGATTGCGATGGCTAACTGGTGTGATCTGTATCAGAGTGGTCCTGACGTCTATTTGCGTACAGATACAAAGGGGGATAAAGAAAGGGATGTCCTCATCCTTCCTGTCACTTTTGAACGCTTACAAACTTGGCGAAAAAGATTACGACTGAGCCCCGAACTTGACCCAAGTGACAGTACTCCACTGTTTACAACGGCCCGGGGCAATCGTTATAACGCTAGCGATCTCACGAGATACGTGCGAAACATCATCACCCAGACGCAGCTTCCTTTTCTAAAATTTAAAGAAGGGAACGTCACCCCTCATTGGTTTAGGCATTACTTTGCCCAAGAAGCGCTCAATAGTGGCGCTGATTTGTACGACATTATGTACACATTGGGACATGCAAGTGTGCGAACAACGGAGGTTTATTTAAGCGGATTGTTACAGAAGCGAAAGAATGTGGCGCGACACTTAAGAGATAAAGCGTATTGA
- a CDS encoding ABC transporter permease subunit — MAAYIVRRVFMFIPVLVGISIFVFFIMRIVPGDVARIILGTEATPQAIEQLQEEFGLTSPLYRQYIDWISGVLVGDFGHSLRTGQAILPDILNRFKVTVELTVFASIIAWLLAIPLGILAAIKRNTRTDFGVRVIALLGVSVPNFALATLLILTLSVQFSYYPPVGYVSYWTDPLKNLQILFLPALVLGTGMAAAVMRMTRSSVLEVLRQDFIRTVRAKGAPERIVIFRHALRNAFIPILTIIGMQVGYLLGGAVIVEQIFSLPGLGQLVLTAIHQRDLPVVQSAVLFMAFIFVMINLLVDILYAYLDPRITYR, encoded by the coding sequence GTGGCAGCTTATATTGTTCGTCGTGTTTTTATGTTCATTCCAGTTCTGGTCGGTATAAGCATTTTCGTCTTTTTCATTATGAGAATTGTGCCAGGTGATGTGGCGCGTATCATACTTGGGACAGAAGCGACACCGCAAGCGATTGAACAGCTACAGGAAGAGTTTGGGCTCACATCGCCATTATATCGCCAGTACATCGACTGGATATCGGGCGTACTGGTGGGTGACTTTGGCCACTCTCTACGTACGGGACAGGCAATTTTACCAGACATCCTAAATAGGTTTAAAGTCACAGTGGAGCTGACAGTGTTTGCTTCCATCATTGCCTGGTTACTTGCCATTCCACTAGGGATTCTAGCCGCCATTAAAAGAAACACAAGGACAGATTTCGGTGTTCGTGTCATAGCACTTCTCGGTGTCTCAGTTCCTAATTTTGCTTTAGCCACACTGTTAATTTTAACGTTATCAGTTCAATTTTCCTACTACCCTCCGGTCGGCTATGTAAGCTATTGGACAGATCCGCTGAAGAATCTTCAGATATTATTTCTACCTGCGCTTGTTTTGGGTACAGGTATGGCCGCCGCGGTGATGAGAATGACACGCTCTTCCGTCTTAGAAGTCCTGCGCCAGGATTTTATCCGCACGGTACGTGCCAAAGGGGCACCTGAAAGAATCGTGATATTCCGCCACGCCCTAAGAAACGCCTTCATTCCCATTCTGACTATCATTGGGATGCAGGTCGGTTATCTTTTAGGTGGTGCGGTCATTGTAGAGCAAATTTTCTCCTTACCAGGTTTGGGGCAGCTAGTATTAACGGCGATTCATCAGCGAGATCTCCCAGTTGTCCAAAGCGCTGTATTGTTTATGGCTTTCATCTTCGTCATGATTAACCTCCTAGTTGATATTCTTTACGCCTACTTAGATCCTCGAATTACTTATCGATAG
- a CDS encoding cadherin-like beta sandwich domain-containing protein has product MKKGVKPVVANLLCLLLMMGALPGVAEAQMMSMPTLWKEIQGEVHNGSVTGVVNSHPTSFVPYKNELYAAYVADKEVHVKRYNENGENSEWVSSGIDGQSVVSDGEYALNPQLAVYQDHLYVIWEEEAPDDSGADSGAETIRVKRYNGTEWETIQDYIPGENRRNINANINVSATHPSLLATEHFLYATWTEFANGEYYPRVSRFDGSVWTSLDGWSKYGLYEKKAKHSSKQPRLAIANQQLYAAWVTDTNKVRVMQYEGSEDWTFVDDGGIKYGQESEIVESQLDIVSYHDDIYLTWIEATHDHDDFTLNQIRMQRYDGDTWEWVDGGESSGLNFRSDMMAFHPRFQVYNGALYLTWTEEHAENNYVKNIRVQKYDGEQWSFVDGAQVAGLNHDPDQEADKPTLFEHGDRLHVAWREEHDSSTQRIHVKQMLQAQAHLQADEPLHEGNLDESTIQIYLEDVDFNSLTINEEDLTLLDAPYGVTIETVQLMQPQQADVTLKYDGTDFDADHDMRIEISHQVLSIDTDLITSPMSIIAHNDSASLSLSQPQDIWEGKEDGKIIIVNIDGGTFAHELNAEEWMVENLPNGVEVGSIERSDNTTVHVTLVGNGMDSYPDNKDIDNVSVTVPPSEYHDANVGGGSLVIDTGIVLNAIQPPGVSIAGVDEITQRSATITAHVSFDGGAEVTERGIQYREKDETVFVDVPAVSIAGDEYIVQLDNLLSQVEYEVRAYATNTRGRTVSEVMAFRTEPYSGATLEHLEISPGTLIPAFTPEVVTYDVYVEHDTDQIRITATAVDHDARLTVNEEEVHNGIPSAPIPLMVGDNTIEVQSVAPDGVTLKTYTLNVQRAVPPSDVSNLTGLRLSHGTLEPDFSPERYMYDVEVAYNVTDLTVTAEVYDPKALLTVNEERVESGQATSPISLDTGENNITITVTAEDGIIQQQYMITVVRLPSSEDETSPPHSSPSPNPKPDSYDYDGPGELKINITDDDAHIAVFTVDEKELLSYLEQGQKDIDITIREEIKQLTVELPILLAQRMSEEKAQFRISTMELGYVVPFHALKLQQAEPFTEQDKRLLIQLAHMNEQMKDTIANMKKKLGIQPLTDPVRFYLSTAHEEQVNDIQSYAKYFDHFISLNRVDCNHIDRGSINGMLLRNDGTFTPVLTSVRESDDACSVQLKSMSMGNYVLFEYDKTFEDIQQHWAQQDIEALASRLVIQGVSQTEFLPHRNMTRAEFVTLLVRALGIAKEDVDHQKYLDVHQDDWFASDIQAVVEYNIVKGYEDGTFRPHQFITRQEAMTMLFNALNQVGINDLQAIDTDISLKAFTDYADVANWSKDAMTHLVASEIVVGEKNELKPKAHITRAEVVTIVNRVFTHLEL; this is encoded by the coding sequence TTGAAAAAAGGAGTGAAACCCGTTGTTGCGAACCTATTATGTTTGTTATTAATGATGGGTGCCTTACCAGGCGTTGCTGAGGCTCAAATGATGAGTATGCCAACATTATGGAAGGAAATACAAGGTGAAGTGCATAACGGATCAGTCACTGGTGTCGTTAATAGTCACCCTACTTCCTTTGTCCCATACAAAAATGAGCTATATGCGGCATACGTAGCAGATAAAGAAGTCCACGTTAAGAGGTACAATGAAAATGGTGAAAATAGTGAGTGGGTTTCTTCCGGTATAGACGGCCAATCTGTGGTCAGCGATGGGGAATATGCGCTGAATCCACAATTAGCTGTTTACCAGGATCACCTCTATGTTATTTGGGAGGAGGAAGCCCCTGACGATTCGGGTGCAGATTCTGGCGCAGAAACGATCCGTGTAAAGCGGTACAATGGAACCGAATGGGAAACTATACAGGATTACATTCCTGGTGAAAATAGGAGAAACATTAATGCAAATATAAACGTTTCCGCAACACATCCCTCCCTATTAGCTACAGAGCATTTTTTATATGCCACCTGGACTGAATTTGCCAACGGTGAATACTACCCTCGTGTGAGCCGTTTCGATGGGAGTGTATGGACGAGTCTGGACGGGTGGTCTAAGTACGGGCTATACGAAAAAAAAGCGAAACATTCATCAAAACAGCCACGATTAGCGATCGCCAATCAGCAATTGTACGCTGCTTGGGTAACTGATACAAATAAGGTACGTGTGATGCAATATGAGGGGAGTGAGGATTGGACTTTCGTTGACGATGGTGGGATTAAATATGGACAGGAGTCAGAGATAGTAGAATCTCAACTTGACATTGTCAGTTATCATGACGATATATATCTCACCTGGATTGAAGCTACGCATGACCATGATGATTTTACTTTAAATCAAATTAGGATGCAGAGATATGATGGTGACACATGGGAGTGGGTAGATGGAGGGGAGAGTAGCGGCCTTAATTTCAGATCAGACATGATGGCATTTCATCCAAGATTTCAAGTGTACAATGGTGCGCTATATCTTACTTGGACTGAAGAACATGCTGAAAACAATTATGTCAAAAACATTAGAGTACAAAAATATGATGGAGAACAGTGGTCGTTTGTAGATGGGGCTCAAGTAGCTGGTTTGAACCATGATCCTGATCAAGAGGCGGATAAACCCACACTCTTTGAGCATGGAGATCGTCTTCATGTTGCTTGGAGAGAAGAACATGACTCCAGCACTCAGCGTATTCATGTCAAGCAAATGCTCCAGGCCCAAGCCCATCTACAAGCGGATGAACCCCTCCATGAAGGCAACTTAGATGAGTCCACCATACAGATTTACCTTGAAGATGTTGACTTTAACAGCCTTACCATCAATGAAGAAGATTTAACACTTTTAGATGCCCCGTATGGTGTGACCATCGAAACGGTTCAGTTGATGCAACCTCAACAAGCAGACGTGACATTGAAATATGATGGCACGGATTTCGACGCTGATCATGACATGCGTATCGAAATTTCTCATCAAGTTTTATCCATTGATACGGACTTGATAACAAGTCCTATGTCAATCATAGCACACAATGACTCAGCATCACTTTCATTGTCTCAACCACAAGACATATGGGAAGGTAAGGAAGATGGAAAAATAATTATAGTTAACATTGATGGGGGGACTTTTGCTCATGAGCTTAATGCTGAAGAGTGGATGGTTGAAAATCTCCCAAATGGTGTTGAAGTAGGCAGCATAGAAAGAAGTGACAACACAACCGTTCACGTCACACTGGTGGGCAATGGGATGGATAGTTACCCGGATAATAAAGATATTGATAATGTGTCCGTTACCGTTCCACCATCCGAATATCACGACGCCAATGTAGGTGGAGGTTCCTTGGTGATCGATACAGGAATAGTTCTTAATGCCATACAACCTCCAGGCGTGAGTATTGCCGGAGTAGATGAAATCACGCAAAGGAGTGCAACTATCACAGCGCATGTCAGTTTTGATGGTGGAGCAGAAGTAACAGAACGAGGCATTCAGTACAGAGAAAAGGATGAAACAGTGTTTGTAGATGTCCCAGCTGTATCTATAGCGGGAGACGAATACATCGTTCAGTTAGACAACCTTTTGTCTCAAGTAGAGTACGAAGTCAGAGCTTATGCCACAAATACCAGAGGTCGTACAGTGAGTGAAGTGATGGCGTTTAGAACGGAGCCTTACTCTGGAGCAACACTTGAACACTTGGAGATCAGTCCCGGCACACTAATACCCGCCTTTACACCAGAGGTTGTCACTTATGACGTTTATGTTGAGCATGATACTGATCAGATACGTATCACAGCTACTGCGGTTGACCATGACGCTCGACTCACAGTGAATGAGGAAGAGGTTCATAACGGAATACCTTCCGCTCCAATCCCGTTAATGGTAGGAGATAATACGATTGAGGTACAATCAGTAGCCCCTGACGGTGTCACATTAAAAACGTATACGCTAAACGTGCAACGTGCGGTTCCACCGTCCGATGTAAGTAACTTGACGGGGCTTCGTCTGAGCCATGGGACACTAGAGCCTGACTTCTCACCTGAGAGATACATGTACGATGTGGAAGTCGCTTATAATGTAACGGATTTAACAGTGACAGCTGAGGTCTATGATCCGAAGGCCTTGTTAACCGTGAATGAAGAAAGAGTCGAAAGTGGTCAAGCAACGTCTCCCATTTCACTTGACACGGGAGAAAATAACATTACTATTACGGTAACAGCAGAAGATGGGATAATACAGCAACAGTATATGATAACAGTCGTCCGTTTACCTTCAAGTGAGGATGAGACGTCACCACCTCATTCCAGTCCATCCCCAAATCCTAAACCTGATTCTTATGACTATGACGGTCCCGGTGAATTAAAAATTAACATAACTGATGATGATGCTCATATTGCTGTATTTACTGTAGATGAGAAGGAACTTCTCTCATACCTTGAACAAGGTCAAAAAGATATTGATATCACTATAAGGGAAGAAATAAAGCAATTAACTGTAGAACTTCCTATCTTATTGGCCCAACGAATGAGTGAAGAGAAGGCTCAATTTAGAATTAGTACGATGGAGCTAGGTTATGTTGTGCCTTTTCACGCCTTAAAGTTACAACAGGCTGAGCCTTTTACTGAGCAGGACAAACGACTTCTCATACAACTAGCACACATGAATGAGCAGATGAAAGACACAATCGCAAACATGAAAAAGAAACTAGGTATTCAACCGTTGACGGATCCCGTGCGTTTTTATTTGAGCACGGCACACGAAGAGCAAGTTAATGACATTCAATCTTATGCCAAATATTTCGATCATTTTATTAGCCTAAACCGTGTTGATTGTAATCATATTGATAGAGGTAGCATCAACGGAATGCTGCTAAGAAATGATGGTACATTTACACCCGTTCTCACATCGGTTAGAGAAAGTGACGATGCATGCTCTGTCCAGTTAAAAAGTATGTCTATGGGAAACTATGTTCTGTTCGAGTATGATAAGACATTCGAAGATATCCAGCAGCATTGGGCCCAACAAGACATTGAGGCATTGGCTTCACGTTTAGTCATCCAAGGCGTGTCACAGACAGAGTTTCTTCCCCATCGTAACATGACCAGAGCAGAATTTGTTACATTGCTCGTCCGCGCCTTAGGAATAGCAAAAGAAGACGTTGATCACCAAAAATATCTAGACGTCCATCAAGATGATTGGTTTGCCAGTGATATACAAGCGGTTGTCGAATACAACATCGTTAAAGGATATGAAGACGGTACATTTCGCCCACACCAATTTATAACGAGGCAAGAAGCAATGACCATGTTATTCAATGCGCTCAATCAGGTAGGCATCAACGATTTACAGGCTATCGACACTGATATAAGTCTTAAAGCTTTTACAGACTACGCTGATGTGGCCAATTGGTCTAAGGATGCAATGACACATTTAGTGGCAAGCGAGATCGTAGTGGGTGAAAAGAACGAGTTAAAGCCAAAGGCCCACATCACGAGAGCGGAAGTGGTTACGATAGTCAACCGGGTGTTTACACATTTAGAGTTATAA
- a CDS encoding ABC transporter permease — translation MDLVQRLKKDKIALMGLVGIFIIFSVSVCAPWIAPYDPADMFSEHYLEGPSAQFWFGTDEMGRDIFSRVVYGAQVSLMVGLISVGIGASLGLVFGLLSGYLQGWVDHTIMRGMDVLFAFPDLLLALAIVAVLGPSLTNNMIAIGIVFTPVFTRTVRAAVLAVKDMAFIESARAIGVKPIGIILKHITPNVMAPFLVQITLALSGAILTEAALSFLGLGIQPPDPSWGSMLNASRRYMEMAPWSALFPTVFIVFTILCFNLLGDSLRDLLDPKLRG, via the coding sequence ATGGACTTAGTCCAACGATTAAAAAAGGATAAAATAGCACTCATGGGTTTGGTCGGCATTTTTATTATTTTCTCGGTCAGCGTTTGTGCCCCGTGGATCGCCCCATACGATCCGGCAGACATGTTTTCCGAGCATTATTTAGAGGGACCTAGTGCACAATTTTGGTTCGGTACGGATGAGATGGGCAGAGATATTTTTAGCCGTGTGGTCTATGGGGCGCAAGTCTCTCTGATGGTCGGCCTCATTTCTGTCGGCATTGGCGCCTCACTGGGGCTGGTTTTCGGATTACTATCTGGCTACCTGCAAGGGTGGGTAGATCATACGATTATGCGTGGAATGGATGTATTATTTGCTTTTCCTGACCTCTTACTCGCCTTGGCCATCGTTGCCGTGTTAGGCCCGAGTCTCACGAACAACATGATTGCCATCGGTATCGTGTTTACACCTGTTTTTACCAGAACGGTTCGAGCAGCCGTGTTAGCTGTAAAAGATATGGCGTTCATCGAGAGTGCACGCGCCATCGGGGTGAAGCCTATAGGCATCATCTTGAAGCACATTACACCGAATGTTATGGCGCCGTTTCTCGTTCAGATCACATTGGCCTTATCCGGTGCGATTTTAACGGAGGCGGCATTGAGTTTTCTAGGTCTTGGTATTCAGCCACCTGATCCGTCCTGGGGATCAATGTTAAATGCGAGCCGACGGTATATGGAAATGGCCCCATGGTCAGCGTTATTCCCCACAGTGTTTATTGTCTTTACCATTCTTTGTTTCAACCTATTAGGGGATAGTTTACGAGACTTACTTGATCCTAAGTTGAGAGGTTAG
- a CDS encoding YckD family protein — MKKLGITLMTVTMLTTLLVGAAVVNSDIAFASPSETGEEAQPTVQLTKEQQNEISALTREIMDKKKEVISKYVDYGVLSEEKGQQIIDHMDEHYSKLEQNGFVPPFDKYKKHHHKHRE; from the coding sequence ATGAAAAAATTAGGGATTACATTGATGACCGTGACCATGCTCACAACATTATTGGTAGGGGCAGCTGTAGTCAATAGTGATATCGCCTTTGCTTCACCGTCAGAAACAGGGGAAGAGGCTCAACCCACTGTTCAATTAACAAAAGAACAACAAAACGAAATCAGCGCGTTAACCAGAGAGATTATGGATAAGAAAAAAGAGGTTATTTCAAAATACGTCGACTACGGTGTCCTGTCAGAAGAGAAGGGACAACAAATCATCGATCATATGGATGAGCATTACTCTAAACTAGAGCAAAACGGTTTTGTTCCCCCTTTTGATAAGTACAAAAAACACCATCATAAACACAGAGAGTAA
- a CDS encoding ABC transporter substrate-binding protein produces MNLSSRPVIRVTLFLLLSTIVLVSCSSGADKDGSETVSIPNNSGEDMLGEQVLSFANDQEPAGLDPHKVPAHSSIRIYEKLYNSLLDFDENMTLQPDLAVDWEQPDDVTYIFHLREGVQFHNGREMTANDVAYSFERILDPETASIAKSYFDRISDIEVISPYAIKIVLEEPYGPFLSYVASVNAAIVPQEVVEEHGDLMQVAVGTGPFKLVEWVPDTHVMLEKNDKYFMEGQPRLDGIYYVTMKDESSRLAAIRTGEVHVTPLSSPSIPLVENHDDLVVNGYQSNQYSYVGFNFDVEPFSNHKVRQAISLAIDRQALIDMVWRGDAVITGPIPPSLGHWSYDVSQEQLYQQDIEEAKRYLDEAGYGAGFDTTISTASTYPDMIETAQVLQQQLEVIGINAQIEQLEWGQYIDAWSNRDHEMLVGRNGAGTDPDRALGFFFETNGSANVWGFSDENYDQLIDEGKRTSDEVARIDIYTEAQKALIDLTPNLFLVSPEMYLVSRQEVQGFQPTSHHPENFLNTFIEE; encoded by the coding sequence ATGAATTTATCCTCACGGCCAGTCATACGCGTCACCTTATTTTTGTTATTATCAACGATTGTACTGGTGAGTTGTTCAAGCGGGGCAGATAAAGATGGGAGTGAAACGGTATCCATCCCGAATAACAGTGGAGAGGACATGCTAGGTGAACAAGTACTATCGTTTGCCAACGATCAGGAGCCAGCTGGTTTAGATCCGCACAAGGTTCCGGCCCATTCGTCTATACGAATCTATGAGAAACTTTACAACAGTTTGTTAGATTTTGATGAAAATATGACATTGCAACCGGACTTAGCTGTGGATTGGGAACAACCCGATGATGTCACGTACATATTTCATTTACGTGAAGGTGTTCAGTTTCATAATGGGAGAGAAATGACCGCAAACGATGTAGCGTACAGTTTTGAGAGAATATTAGACCCAGAGACTGCTTCTATTGCAAAGTCCTACTTCGATCGTATCTCGGACATAGAGGTCATCTCTCCGTACGCGATTAAGATTGTCCTCGAAGAGCCGTATGGCCCCTTTTTATCTTACGTGGCGAGTGTTAATGCGGCCATTGTTCCCCAAGAAGTGGTGGAGGAGCACGGAGATTTAATGCAAGTGGCGGTGGGAACGGGTCCCTTTAAACTTGTGGAGTGGGTACCTGATACGCATGTGATGTTAGAGAAGAATGATAAGTACTTTATGGAGGGGCAACCACGATTAGATGGGATCTATTATGTCACGATGAAAGACGAGTCTTCTAGATTGGCGGCCATCCGTACAGGTGAAGTACACGTCACCCCATTATCTTCACCGTCAATTCCCCTTGTAGAAAATCATGACGATTTGGTTGTGAATGGGTATCAATCAAATCAGTATAGTTATGTTGGTTTTAATTTTGATGTTGAACCTTTTTCTAATCATAAGGTACGTCAAGCGATCAGTTTGGCTATTGACCGCCAAGCGTTAATCGATATGGTTTGGCGAGGAGATGCTGTCATCACCGGTCCAATACCACCGTCATTAGGTCATTGGTCTTATGACGTGTCACAAGAACAGCTGTATCAGCAAGATATAGAAGAAGCAAAACGATACCTTGATGAAGCGGGGTACGGAGCTGGCTTTGATACCACGATTTCAACCGCTTCGACTTACCCCGATATGATAGAGACAGCACAGGTTTTACAACAACAGCTTGAGGTCATTGGCATTAACGCACAAATTGAGCAGCTAGAGTGGGGGCAGTATATTGATGCCTGGAGCAACAGAGATCACGAGATGCTCGTGGGGAGGAATGGAGCAGGAACAGACCCGGATCGTGCGTTAGGCTTCTTTTTTGAAACGAATGGGAGTGCTAATGTATGGGGATTCTCAGATGAAAACTATGATCAACTCATTGACGAAGGAAAGAGAACAAGTGATGAAGTGGCGCGCATCGATATCTACACTGAGGCACAAAAAGCTTTAATCGACCTTACGCCTAATCTTTTCTTAGTCTCCCCAGAGATGTATTTGGTGTCTAGACAAGAAGTGCAAGGATTCCAACCGACCTCTCATCACCCAGAGAATTTTTTAAACACGTTCATAGAGGAATAA
- a CDS encoding cadherin-like beta sandwich domain-containing protein produces the protein MSTKNIARHKPVTAHNTILPYAPERAVDESMQLTKRWLAWGVPGWLTVDLGETFWVGRWVVYPLTHAGWPQDYVVYSTDLRGSVDNPEPKTIMDSAGGRVDQQLRPPRKMRYAMLSFPRGMHCNPNLISIQDFQLFEAENPPYLTALSIENESLHPFFNPKKYSYNVDVPQSRTSIRVKPTALHSQAQIKVDGENVASGTYSQNIHLQQGDNVIPIEVTSADGQMEDTYMVHVTREGDQTAPSLNSIELRGPRSNVINYQPEFNPKHYTYRADVPNSYQSVSVTATAQESDVEIKINGRAVESGHRQEVDLHEGMNEIEIHVGHNDEASHYIMEVIREDV, from the coding sequence ATGAGCACAAAAAACATTGCCCGCCATAAACCCGTCACTGCTCACAATACGATTTTACCCTATGCTCCTGAACGAGCAGTTGACGAATCAATGCAATTGACGAAACGGTGGTTAGCGTGGGGCGTCCCAGGTTGGCTGACAGTTGATTTGGGAGAGACGTTTTGGGTGGGGCGTTGGGTTGTTTATCCCTTAACTCATGCTGGCTGGCCACAGGATTACGTTGTCTATTCTACGGATTTACGAGGCAGCGTGGATAACCCTGAGCCAAAAACCATTATGGACTCTGCTGGTGGTCGTGTTGATCAACAGTTGCGTCCACCGAGAAAAATGAGATACGCCATGCTATCCTTTCCTAGAGGTATGCATTGTAATCCTAATTTGATTTCAATACAGGACTTTCAGTTATTTGAAGCCGAAAACCCACCGTACCTCACTGCTTTGTCAATTGAGAATGAATCCCTTCATCCTTTTTTTAATCCCAAAAAGTATTCTTATAACGTCGATGTACCTCAAAGCAGGACGTCCATTCGTGTGAAACCAACAGCACTTCATAGTCAAGCGCAGATCAAGGTTGATGGAGAAAACGTTGCCAGTGGGACATATTCGCAAAATATTCATCTACAACAAGGCGATAACGTCATTCCGATAGAAGTTACATCTGCAGATGGTCAAATGGAAGACACATACATGGTTCACGTCACGAGAGAAGGAGATCAAACAGCGCCATCCCTAAACTCAATTGAATTAAGAGGACCTCGATCTAATGTCATAAATTATCAGCCAGAGTTTAATCCAAAGCATTATACGTACCGCGCAGATGTCCCGAACTCGTATCAGTCGGTTAGTGTTACAGCCACTGCTCAGGAAAGTGATGTTGAAATTAAGATTAACGGCCGTGCTGTTGAAAGTGGTCATCGTCAAGAGGTGGATCTACATGAAGGCATGAATGAGATAGAAATACATGTGGGTCATAATGATGAGGCATCACATTACATAATGGAAGTCATAAGAGAGGATGTTTAA
- a CDS encoding VOC family protein — protein sequence MTKGLLHHIELYVSDLSLSVTFWGWLLEELGYERYQQWEQGVSWSLGDTYIVLVQTEARFLDVPYHRCRTGLNHLAFHAESKAQVDQLTTALEHRGVTILYRDQHPYAGGPEHYAVYFEDPDRIKVEVVASSQS from the coding sequence ATGACAAAAGGTTTATTGCATCATATCGAATTATACGTATCAGATTTGTCTCTATCAGTGACGTTCTGGGGTTGGTTATTAGAAGAACTAGGCTATGAGCGCTATCAACAGTGGGAGCAGGGTGTGAGCTGGTCATTAGGTGACACTTATATTGTATTGGTCCAAACCGAAGCCCGCTTTCTCGATGTCCCTTATCACCGGTGTCGTACAGGGCTTAATCACTTGGCCTTTCATGCGGAGTCCAAAGCACAAGTAGATCAACTCACGACAGCTCTAGAACATAGAGGTGTTACAATCCTTTATCGTGATCAGCATCCTTACGCCGGCGGCCCAGAGCATTATGCCGTATACTTTGAAGACCCTGATCGTATAAAAGTAGAAGTGGTTGCATCCTCTCAATCGTAG